A stretch of DNA from Luteolibacter sp. Y139:
GCACCTCCGCTCCCGCCGGGAAAGCAGCCTCAAACCCGGGCTTCTGCCCCTTGAGAACCAACTCACCCTTCTTCGAGCCCTTCCGCGCAAAATCCAACTCCGGCCGCAGCTGATCCAAAATCGGCTTCTCCAACCCAGCCAGCACCGGCTTCTCTGGACCTAACAGGTCAAGGACCACCACCTCGTTCTCCCCCTCCTTCAACCACGCACCCGGCAAATACGCCGTCTGCGTCGGCCCGATGTTCCAGTGCCGGGCCAAGCAATGCCCATTCACCCACACCACACCTTTTCCCCACGTCCGCAGGTCCAGGAAAGTATCCGCCGCCTTCGCCAGCTTGAACGTCCCACGCCAGAACTTCGGACCCGGCGCGCTCTCACCACCGCTCTTCCACTTCAGCGACGAAAGCATCGCCTCATCCAGCTTCAGCGGAAACACCGACCACTCACCGGTCACCTCGGTGCTCTTGCCACCCGCCACCAGCTCCACCTTCCCTTGGATCCCCTTGCGATCGTGGATCTCGACCCCGAAATTCACGTGCCCCATCGCCTCCACGAGAATGTCCAGCTGCTGCGGCTGCTTGCGCTCCGGCAGGCTCACCTTGAAGCGACGCGAACGGCGATCGGTCACGCCCACTTCCTTCCCATCAAGGAATACCCAACCGAAGTCATGCACTTGCCCGATCTGCAAGCTCGCCGCCGGACCCGCCGGCAACGTGATGCGATACACCGTGCACCCATGCCCCTGATCATACGCCTCCATGTTCTTCGGCGCGCTATCCTTGATCGCAGCCGGCAAGTTCTGAAACACCGCCGCAGTCTCCTTCAAGGTGAATGAAGGCACCGCCATCGTCGGCATCGGCACCGGCGGATCCACAAGCGTCTCCCCCGGCAGCAAATACTTCGCCATCAAGTGGCGCGTCCGCTCGAATTTCTCCCCGATCCACCCCGCCTCACTGATCGGCGCATCATAATCGTAGCTGCTCGTATCCGGCTTGAACGGCCGGTCCGCACCCGCCCACATCCCGAAGCTCGTGCCACCGTGAGCCATGTAGATGCTGAAGGACGCACCTTCGTTGAGCATGTATTCGAGGTCCTTCAAATACTGGTCAGTCTTCCCGAGGTGATGCGGCGCGCCCCACGTATCGAACCATCCCGGATAAAACTCCCCGCACATCAGCGGCCCCTTCGGTTGAATCTCCCGCAGCTTCTTGAAGCCGGTCGCCGGATCGCTGCCGAAGTTCACCACATTGAAGAGATCATCGCGCCGCCCATTCGCGAGGTTGCCGGTCGGATTGCACGCGAACAGTGGGATATCGAACCCACCATCGATCATCGCCTGCCGCATCTTCCCCATGTATTCCGTGTCCTTGCCGTAGAACCCATATTCGTTCTCCACCTGCGCCATCAGGATCGGCCCGCCCTTCGTCACCTGCATCGGCCCGAGCACTCGGCCCACCTCCTTGAGCCAAGCCTGGCTCGCCGCCATGAAATCCGGATCTTGCGAACGCAGCGCGATGTCCGGCTTCTTCAGCAACCACCACGGCAAGCCACCGCCGTCCCACTCGGCACACGCATACGGACCGGGCCGCAAAATGACCCACATGCCTTCCTCCTGCGCCAGCTTGCAGAACTCCGCCGCATCGGCCTGCCCTTCCCAATTGTATTTGCCCTTCTCGAACTCGTGGACGTTCCAGAACAGATACGCGCAGACCGTATTCAGCCCCATCGCCTTGCAGAGTTGCAGGCGATGCCGCCAATACTCCTTCGGCACGCGCGCAAAATGGAGCTCACCGCAGCGGATCTGCATCCGCTTGCCATCGAGCAGCAGATCCTTCTCGCCGATCTCGAAGGTGTGCTTGGGCGTGGCTTGCGCGAGCACCGGAGAGACGCCCGAGGCGAACAATGCGACCCCGAAAGCGAGCGAGGGAAAGAGCTTCATGGTGACGATCCCAAGCGCCGCTTAAAAAGGATGTCGAGCCCCGATTCCGACTGTTGACCGAAGCCCTTGCAACGTATGGAGAAACGGCGGAATACCCCTGTTGGAGATTCACTACAAGGGC
This window harbors:
- a CDS encoding beta-galactosidase; amino-acid sequence: MKLFPSLAFGVALFASGVSPVLAQATPKHTFEIGEKDLLLDGKRMQIRCGELHFARVPKEYWRHRLQLCKAMGLNTVCAYLFWNVHEFEKGKYNWEGQADAAEFCKLAQEEGMWVILRPGPYACAEWDGGGLPWWLLKKPDIALRSQDPDFMAASQAWLKEVGRVLGPMQVTKGGPILMAQVENEYGFYGKDTEYMGKMRQAMIDGGFDIPLFACNPTGNLANGRRDDLFNVVNFGSDPATGFKKLREIQPKGPLMCGEFYPGWFDTWGAPHHLGKTDQYLKDLEYMLNEGASFSIYMAHGGTSFGMWAGADRPFKPDTSSYDYDAPISEAGWIGEKFERTRHLMAKYLLPGETLVDPPVPMPTMAVPSFTLKETAAVFQNLPAAIKDSAPKNMEAYDQGHGCTVYRITLPAGPAASLQIGQVHDFGWVFLDGKEVGVTDRRSRRFKVSLPERKQPQQLDILVEAMGHVNFGVEIHDRKGIQGKVELVAGGKSTEVTGEWSVFPLKLDEAMLSSLKWKSGGESAPGPKFWRGTFKLAKAADTFLDLRTWGKGVVWVNGHCLARHWNIGPTQTAYLPGAWLKEGENEVVVLDLLGPEKPVLAGLEKPILDQLRPELDFARKGSKKGELVLKGQKPGFEAAFPAGAEVQDVKFAKPLEGSQFALEMLNAHDGKPFAAIAELDLLDPEGKSISHASWTVAYADSEEMTGEDGSASNAINGQTADFWHTEWKDAQPGYPHYLVIDLGGATKIGGFRYTPRAGNNPGRIKDYRVYVGGGFVKESR